The following proteins come from a genomic window of Amphiura filiformis chromosome 16, Afil_fr2py, whole genome shotgun sequence:
- the LOC140135949 gene encoding uncharacterized protein, whose translation MEYNCEPFSKFSYIFASIMKYNLIPALLSVLVGGSPWLVAESLSIDVEVVGEYGYSGLVVITFQNASKVTHKGYLCDDESWNINTGEVLCKHSGHIGVEEILYNAEKKYGMRQSDSYLYLRGLSCEGDEESLTECSYKSWSKQGCAALAGVLCNPKYRHHSFFGSFLGRIVVSMTFVPVCMLLCVLCRYCHRRRSNTDASNLTRHASSEIGLDSFATTVSADLPSYDHIIKDKTFKKVSIASGNSNEGMIEPPPAYQAPVRKISTCVPLI comes from the exons ATGGAATATAACTGTGAACCATTCTCTAAATTCTCGTATATCTTTGCTTCAATAATGAAATACAATTTGATACCTGCTCTACTTAGTGTGTTAGTTGGAGGTTCTCCTTGGTTAGTGGCAGAATCACTCTCAATAG ATGTAGAAGTTGTTGGAGAGTATGGTTATTCTGGGTTAGTCGTAATTACTTTTCAAAATGCATCAAAAGTAACTCATAAAGGCTACCTCTGTGACGACGAGTCGTGGAATATCAATACAGGGGAAGTGTTATGCAAACATTCAGGACACATAGGTGTTGAGGAGATACTATACAATGCTGAAAAGAA gTACGGAATGCGCCAGAGCGACTCATACTTATACTTACGTGGGTTATCATGCGAAGGAGATGAGGAGTCTTTAACGGAGTGTAGCTATAAGTCGTGGAGTAAGCAAGGATGTGCTGCTCTAGCTGGAGTACTGTGCAATCCTAAATATCGTC ATCACAGTTTCTTCGGGTCCTTCCTTGGTCGTATTGTCGTGAGCATGACGTTTGTTCCAGTATGTATGTTACTGTGTGTCTTATGCCGATATTGTCATAGAAGACGATCCAATACGGACGCCAGTAACTTGACGCGACATGCAAGTAGCGAGATTGGACTTGATTCATTTGCAACGACGGTTTCAGCCGATTTGCCAAGTTACGATCATATTATAAAAGACAAGACTTTTAAGAAAGTGAGTATTGCCAGCGGCAATAGCAATGAGGGTATGATAGAGCCTCCTCCTGCTTATCAGGCACCGGTACGCAAAATAAGTACTTGTGTACCGTTGATATAG
- the LOC140135950 gene encoding uncharacterized protein → MEYYCKSFSKFSYFFASIMKCNMIPALVSVLIGGSPWLVAESHSIGVEVVGGYGYSGLVVITFRNASKVTHKGYLCDDESWNIRTGEVLCKHSGNIGVQEVLHNAENKYGIRQSDSYLHGLSCEGDEESLTECSYQSWSKQRCAALAGVLCNTDKYHQSSGFYGSFFARIFMSTMFVPVCTLLCVLCRCCHRHYNERRRLNLHASRFSQYASRERTREIELGSFPTMMASSDNSADLPSYDQIIKDKFNTFKKVSSASRNDDEEIEEPPPAYETVIGTWTDQNEASVT, encoded by the exons ATGGAGTATTACTGTAAATCATTCTCTAAATTCTCGTATTTCTTCGCTTCAATAATGAAGTGCAATATGATACCTGCTCTAGTTAGTGTGTTAATTGGTGGTTCACCTTGGTTAGTGGCGGAATCACATTCAATAG GTGTAGAAGTTGTTGGAGGCTATGGTTATTCTGGGTTAGTAGTAATTACCTTTCGAAATGCATCAAAAGTAACTCATAAAGGCTACCTCTGTGATGACGAATCGTGGAATATCAGAACAGGGGAGGTGCTATGCAAACATTCAGGAAACATTGGTGTTCAGGAGGTACTACATAATGCTGAAAATAA GTATGGGATACGCCAGAGTGACTCATATTTGCATGGGTTGTCATGCGAAGGAGATGAGGAGTCTCTAACAGAGTGTAGCTATCAGTCATGGAGTAAGCAACGATGTGCTGCTCTAGCTGGAGTACTGTGCAATACTGATAAATATC ATCAATCATCTGGTTTCTATGGGTCCTTCTTTGCTCGTATTTTCATGAGCACGATGTTTGTTCCTGTATGTACGTTACTGTGTGTCTTATGCCGATGTTGTCATAGACATTACAACGAAAGAAGACGACTAAATTTGCACGCCAGTCGCTTCTCGCAATATGCAAGTCGCGAGAGAACTCGCGAGATTGAACTTGGTTCATTTCCAACGATGATGGCGTCGTCAGATAATTCAGCCGATTTGCCAAGTTACGATCAAATTATAAAAGACAAGTTTAATACTTTTAAGAAAGTTAGTAGTGCCAGCAGAAATGACGATGAGGAAATTGAAGAGCCTCCTCCTGCATATGAGACAGTGATTGGTACATGGACAGATCAGAATGAAGCCAGCGTGACCTGA